The following coding sequences lie in one Lolium perenne isolate Kyuss_39 chromosome 2, Kyuss_2.0, whole genome shotgun sequence genomic window:
- the LOC127334702 gene encoding uncharacterized protein has product MRSKHIYQKRNSHLKVRQEKKRMNLTSQKKASEHSHNGNVVVPLRLPPELDVRVCKAFTDFNVEEAHVCIYFFFLSFVVKMKKINRRTNSGGGFLLKVSVEAIGESDRQCLGHCHNHRLKPRDYLEGNH; this is encoded by the exons ATGAGGAGCAAACACATTTATCAAAAGAGAAACTCTCATCTCAAAGTTAGGCAGGAAAAGAAGAGAATGAACTTGACCAGCCAGAAAAAGGCTTCTGAACATTCACACAATG GAAATGTAGTGGTGCCTTTGAGATTGCCTCCAGAGTTGGATGTCAGAGTGTGCAAAGCATTCACAG attttaacgtggaagaaGCACATGTCTGTATTTATTTCTTCTTTCTATCTTTCGTTGTTaagatgaagaaaataaatagaagAACCAATTCCGGTGGTGGTTTTCTATTGAAAGTTAGC GTTGAAGCTATAGGAGAGTCAGATCGTCAATGTCTCGGCCACTGCCATAACCACAGACTAAAACCGAGAGATTACTTGGAAGGGAACCACTGA